One Acidimicrobiales bacterium genomic window carries:
- a CDS encoding site-specific integrase translates to MSATSNDRLAFAWALLLTRGLRRGELCGLRWTDVDLEGGVIRINRTRVVVDGKAADSTPKTAAGRRSIPLDAHLVALLRAHKARQAAEKLAAGPAYEDAGWLVADELGAPYYPDSISEWFDRKARALELPRIRLHDLRHTAASLMLASGVPVKVVSEMLGHSSPTITLSIYAHTLPGMAEEAGAALSASLLG, encoded by the coding sequence CTGTCGGCGACCAGCAACGATCGCCTTGCCTTCGCCTGGGCGCTGCTACTCACCCGCGGCCTACGGCGTGGCGAGTTGTGTGGCCTGCGGTGGACCGACGTGGATCTCGAAGGGGGAGTGATTCGGATCAACCGGACCCGGGTGGTCGTGGATGGCAAGGCGGCGGACAGCACGCCCAAGACGGCAGCAGGTCGCCGGTCCATCCCTCTCGACGCCCACCTGGTGGCGCTCCTGCGGGCGCACAAGGCCCGTCAGGCGGCAGAGAAGCTGGCGGCGGGTCCGGCGTACGAGGACGCCGGTTGGCTGGTGGCTGACGAACTCGGCGCCCCGTACTACCCGGACTCGATTTCGGAGTGGTTCGACAGGAAGGCCCGGGCGCTCGAACTCCCGAGGATCCGGCTGCACGACCTCCGGCACACCGCTGCGAGCCTCATGCTGGCCTCAGGAGTGCCGGTGAAGGTCGTCTCCGAGATGCTCGGCCACAGCTCGCCAACGATCACGTTGTCGATCTACGCGCATACCTTGCCCGGTATGGCCGAGGAGGCTGGGGCGGCACTATCCGCGAGCCTGCTGGGATAG
- a CDS encoding AAA family ATPase, producing the protein MTIDRLRAHWGFTRMPFAKDLAPSMLHAHRSHAEAVARIGWCVEERVMGVVTGEVGAGKTVAVRAALAGLDASRHTVIYLGNPTVGVRGLYSTIVATLGGTPRFHRASLIPQAADALAVEEHERGRRVVVVLDEAHMLDADQLEGLRLLTNADMDSHAPFACLLVGQPTLRRRIRLGAFAALDQRVALRYSMTGMDRAETADYVAHHLKLAGRSDTLFSDDALGLIHQVSRGVPRTVNNLAVQSLVAAFADAKAIVDESSTRAAVTEVTAE; encoded by the coding sequence ATGACCATCGACCGTCTCCGGGCCCACTGGGGCTTCACCCGCATGCCCTTCGCCAAGGATCTCGCTCCGTCCATGCTCCATGCCCACCGGTCCCATGCCGAAGCAGTCGCTCGGATCGGTTGGTGCGTCGAGGAGCGCGTCATGGGTGTCGTCACCGGCGAGGTCGGCGCCGGCAAGACCGTCGCCGTGCGCGCTGCGTTGGCTGGCCTCGACGCCAGCCGCCACACCGTGATCTATCTCGGCAACCCGACGGTCGGGGTGCGCGGCCTCTACTCGACGATCGTGGCCACCTTGGGGGGAACCCCGAGGTTCCACCGGGCGTCGCTGATCCCCCAAGCCGCGGACGCCCTCGCCGTCGAAGAGCACGAGCGGGGGCGGCGGGTCGTGGTGGTTCTCGATGAGGCCCACATGCTCGACGCAGACCAGCTCGAAGGACTCCGCCTCCTCACCAACGCCGACATGGACTCCCACGCGCCATTCGCATGTCTCCTCGTCGGCCAGCCGACGCTTCGCCGGCGGATCCGGCTCGGGGCCTTCGCCGCCTTGGACCAGCGGGTGGCGCTGCGCTACTCGATGACGGGCATGGATCGAGCCGAGACCGCCGACTACGTGGCCCACCACCTGAAGCTCGCCGGTAGGTCCGACACCCTCTTTTCCGACGATGCCCTCGGTCTCATCCACCAGGTGTCCCGGGGCGTCCCGCGGACCGTCAACAACCTGGCCGTGCAGTCCCTTGTCGCCGCGTTCGCCGACGCCAAGGCGATCGTTGACGAGTCCTCAACCAGAGCCGCGGTGACCGAGGTGACGGCCGAGTAG